Proteins found in one Micromonospora sp. WMMD1082 genomic segment:
- a CDS encoding MarR family transcriptional regulator: MTESLDRDRLAAWRAYIEASQRLFTRLEDDLRACSGLSFADYHVLVLLSEAPGQRLRMGELADRLVFSPSRLTYQISSMQRRGLATRQPCPQDGRGSEAVLTAAGLLALREAAPHHLHSVRTHLMDGLDDAEVAALNRIFARLGRRLQGPTAP, translated from the coding sequence ATGACCGAGAGCCTGGACCGCGACCGCCTGGCCGCCTGGCGGGCGTACATCGAGGCCAGCCAGCGGTTGTTCACCCGGCTGGAGGACGATCTGCGTGCCTGCAGCGGGCTCAGCTTCGCCGACTACCACGTGCTGGTGCTGCTCTCCGAGGCGCCGGGGCAACGACTGCGCATGGGCGAGCTGGCGGACCGGCTGGTCTTCTCACCCAGTCGGCTGACGTACCAGATCTCGTCCATGCAGCGGCGCGGCCTGGCCACCCGCCAGCCCTGCCCGCAGGACGGGCGGGGCAGCGAGGCGGTGCTCACCGCCGCCGGGCTGCTGGCCCTGCGCGAGGCCGCCCCACACCACCTGCACTCGGTCCGCACCCACCTGATGGACGGCCTCGACGACGCCGAGGTCGCCGCCCTCAACCGGATCTTCGCCCGGCTCGGCCGGCGGCTACAGGGGCCGACGGCGCCCTGA
- a CDS encoding pirin family protein: MPAITVDNVLVLPRLPRLDESTAFRPVRRLTTAPTGFEGEGFPVRRAFAGVPTGELDPFIHLDQMGEVDYAPGEPRGTSWHPHRGFETVTYIIDGIFDHQDSHGGGGTITNGDTQWMTAGSGLLHIEAPPEHLVVSGGLFHGTQLWVNLPRAAKMSPPKYQDIRGNQAALLTTPDGGALIRVIAGEITGHHGPGSTYTPITVAHVTVEPGAQVDLPWRPDFNALVYVLGGRGTVGANGRGVRTGQLAVHGPGDALRFKANARQDSRTPALELYIMGGEPIREPVAHYGPFVMNTRDELIQAFEDFQAGRLGVIPAQRLPHTDGQGPRP, from the coding sequence ATGCCCGCCATCACCGTCGACAACGTTCTCGTCCTGCCCCGGCTGCCCCGGCTCGACGAGTCCACCGCGTTCCGGCCGGTCCGCCGGCTGACCACCGCGCCGACCGGCTTCGAGGGCGAGGGTTTCCCGGTGCGCCGGGCCTTCGCCGGGGTGCCGACCGGCGAGCTGGACCCGTTCATCCACCTCGACCAGATGGGCGAGGTCGACTACGCGCCGGGCGAGCCACGGGGCACGAGTTGGCACCCGCACCGCGGCTTCGAGACGGTCACCTACATCATCGACGGGATCTTCGACCACCAGGACAGCCACGGTGGCGGCGGCACGATCACCAACGGCGACACGCAGTGGATGACGGCGGGCAGTGGCCTGCTCCACATCGAGGCGCCGCCGGAGCATCTGGTGGTCAGCGGCGGGCTGTTCCACGGCACCCAGCTCTGGGTCAACCTGCCCCGGGCCGCCAAGATGAGCCCACCGAAGTACCAGGACATCCGGGGCAACCAGGCGGCGCTGCTCACCACGCCCGACGGTGGCGCGCTGATCCGGGTGATCGCCGGTGAGATCACCGGCCACCACGGGCCGGGCTCCACCTACACCCCGATCACCGTCGCCCACGTGACCGTCGAGCCCGGTGCACAGGTCGACCTTCCCTGGCGGCCGGACTTCAACGCCCTGGTCTACGTGCTGGGCGGTCGTGGCACGGTCGGCGCCAACGGGCGCGGCGTACGCACCGGGCAGCTCGCCGTGCACGGGCCGGGCGACGCGCTGCGGTTCAAGGCCAACGCCCGCCAGGACAGCCGCACCCCGGCGCTGGAGCTCTACATCATGGGTGGCGAGCCGATCCGGGAGCCGGTGGCGCACTACGGCCCATTCGTGATGAACACCCGCGACGAGCTGATCCAGGCGTTCGAGGACTTCCAGGCCGGGCGGCTCGGCGTGATCCCGGCGCAGCGCCTGCCGCACACCGACGGTCAGGGCCCACGCCCCTGA
- a CDS encoding MFS transporter produces the protein MTGKRAVVALLALSGGTFLYVTNEALPIGLMLPLAADLAVPPSRVGMLVTAYGAVVVLASIPLTVVTRNVPRRRLLSVLLAGFVVTAVVSALASSFWLMLVARMAGAATQALYWAVVVPTAAALFPPHLRGRAVAVVFAGSTAALAVGVPAGAWLGELVGWRVTFLAVGGLGLAALMAIAALLPSTPAGRGHSARGTTPDARRFWLLVAVAALATTGALTAYTYVAPFVTEVGGLVPAAVGTVLLVRGVASMLGVLAIGPVVDRRPWLALTATVAVQSVALLALYAGGHLAIAAVGLVAVAGLAFAALTTALGGLVLEVAPGRSDIAAAAVSTAVNVGITGGALIGGLLLPGFGVRSTVLVGGLLSAAAVLLALGEKLLPPARTPAPVTGIRGPDEVSAGPDGQLRQRVGPVAMAEATPTRSARRPHHARRDDELRDRAPCTDGGG, from the coding sequence ATGACGGGCAAACGGGCGGTCGTGGCGCTGCTGGCGCTCTCCGGTGGGACGTTCCTCTACGTGACCAACGAAGCGCTGCCGATCGGGCTGATGCTTCCGCTCGCCGCCGACCTGGCCGTCCCGCCGTCGCGGGTGGGCATGCTCGTCACCGCGTACGGGGCGGTGGTGGTGCTCGCCTCCATCCCGCTGACCGTGGTGACCCGCAACGTGCCTCGCCGCCGGCTGCTCTCCGTGCTGCTGGCCGGCTTCGTCGTCACCGCCGTGGTGTCGGCGCTCGCCAGCAGCTTCTGGCTCATGCTGGTCGCCCGGATGGCCGGGGCCGCGACCCAGGCGCTGTACTGGGCGGTGGTCGTGCCCACCGCGGCTGCGTTGTTCCCACCGCACCTGCGCGGCCGGGCGGTCGCCGTGGTGTTCGCCGGCAGCACCGCCGCCCTCGCCGTGGGCGTGCCGGCCGGCGCCTGGCTGGGCGAACTCGTCGGATGGCGGGTGACCTTCCTCGCGGTCGGTGGTCTCGGGCTGGCGGCCCTGATGGCGATCGCCGCCCTGCTCCCGTCCACACCGGCCGGCCGGGGGCACTCGGCCCGGGGCACGACGCCCGACGCCCGCCGGTTCTGGCTGCTGGTGGCGGTCGCGGCGCTGGCCACCACCGGTGCGCTCACCGCGTACACCTATGTCGCGCCGTTCGTCACCGAGGTGGGCGGCCTCGTTCCGGCGGCGGTCGGCACGGTCCTGCTGGTCCGGGGCGTCGCCAGCATGCTCGGCGTCCTCGCGATCGGGCCGGTGGTCGACCGCCGGCCGTGGCTGGCGCTGACCGCGACGGTCGCGGTGCAGTCGGTGGCCCTGCTCGCGCTCTACGCCGGGGGCCACCTCGCGATCGCCGCGGTCGGGCTGGTCGCCGTGGCCGGGCTGGCGTTCGCCGCGCTCACCACGGCTCTCGGCGGACTGGTGCTGGAGGTGGCACCCGGGCGCTCCGACATCGCCGCCGCCGCCGTATCGACCGCCGTCAACGTCGGCATCACCGGTGGTGCCCTGATCGGTGGCCTCCTGCTACCCGGATTCGGGGTGCGGAGCACCGTGCTGGTCGGCGGTCTCCTCAGTGCGGCCGCCGTCCTGTTGGCGCTGGGCGAGAAGCTGCTGCCGCCGGCGCGTACGCCAGCTCCGGTGACCGGGATTCGGGGCCCCGACGAGGTTTCCGCCGGCCCAGACGGGCAACTCAGACAGCGGGTTGGCCCCGTGGCGATGGCCGAGGCGACCCCTACCCGATCAGCGAGGAGGCCACACCATGCCCGGCGAGACGACGAACTCCGCGACCGAGCACCGTGCACCGACGGTGGAGGGTGA
- a CDS encoding ABATE domain-containing protein — protein METAGVTRMRLVGGNLALDFVNTRSGPPAGPPDDDVLTGYPDLVAWARYAGALTEAEAATLHRLARDDPGRAQATLARSLRTRKQLDELFRALATGGRPSARALARLRDDEAEAIGHAQLEHEGGYAWSWRHDGSLARPLRPVVHAAAGLLTTGPLDRIKGCGACRFLFVDESKNRSRRWCSMEDCGTTEKIRRYVARRARPTR, from the coding sequence ATGGAAACAGCCGGTGTCACGCGGATGCGCCTGGTGGGCGGCAACCTCGCGCTGGACTTCGTCAACACCCGCAGTGGCCCCCCGGCCGGGCCGCCGGACGACGACGTGCTCACCGGCTACCCGGACCTGGTCGCCTGGGCCCGTTACGCGGGCGCGCTCACCGAGGCCGAGGCCGCGACGCTGCACCGGCTCGCCCGCGACGACCCGGGCCGAGCCCAGGCCACTCTCGCGCGGTCGCTGCGCACCCGGAAGCAGCTCGACGAGCTGTTCCGGGCGTTGGCCACCGGCGGGCGCCCGAGCGCGCGGGCGCTGGCGCGGCTGCGGGACGACGAGGCGGAGGCGATCGGCCACGCACAGCTCGAGCACGAGGGCGGCTACGCGTGGAGCTGGCGGCACGACGGCAGCCTGGCCCGCCCCCTGCGACCCGTGGTGCACGCCGCGGCCGGGCTGCTCACGACCGGGCCGCTGGACCGGATCAAGGGGTGCGGTGCCTGCCGGTTCCTCTTCGTCGACGAGAGCAAGAACCGCAGCCGTCGCTGGTGCAGCATGGAGGACTGCGGCACCACCGAGAAGATCCGGCGGTACGTCGCCCGGCGGGCCCGACCGACGCGGTGA
- a CDS encoding SigB/SigF/SigG family RNA polymerase sigma factor, producing the protein MTASTITEPGATAPATTTPKLDPRSLSDSAADLLNAMAALPSGHPSRAALRDRAIEAWLPLANHLAHRYSGRGEPTDDLAQTAAVGLIKAIDKFDPTRGVDFAGYAIPTIIGELKRHFRDRTWDIRVPRRLQELRLAISDANSTLLQTLGRSPTVTDIATHLKITEEEVLEGLEGARAYNAVSLSTPTGDGDRATELGDMLGGEDGEFELAELRVALGPALATLDEREQKILTLRFYGNLTQSQIAEQIGVSQMHVSRLLARALTKLRGQLDGTY; encoded by the coding sequence ATGACCGCGTCAACGATCACCGAGCCGGGAGCAACCGCTCCGGCGACCACGACCCCGAAGCTCGACCCGCGTTCGCTCTCGGACAGCGCGGCCGATCTCCTGAACGCGATGGCCGCGCTGCCGTCCGGCCACCCGTCCCGGGCCGCGCTGCGGGACCGGGCGATCGAGGCGTGGCTGCCGCTGGCCAACCACCTCGCCCACCGCTACAGCGGTCGCGGTGAGCCCACCGACGATCTCGCCCAGACCGCGGCGGTCGGCCTGATCAAGGCCATCGACAAGTTCGACCCCACCCGTGGTGTCGACTTCGCCGGCTACGCCATCCCCACCATCATCGGTGAGCTGAAGCGGCACTTCCGCGACCGGACCTGGGACATCCGCGTCCCCCGTCGGCTGCAGGAGCTGCGGCTGGCCATCTCCGACGCGAACAGCACGCTGCTGCAGACCCTGGGTCGCTCGCCGACGGTGACCGACATCGCCACCCACCTCAAGATCACCGAGGAGGAGGTGCTGGAGGGCCTGGAGGGCGCCCGCGCGTACAACGCGGTGTCGCTGTCCACGCCGACCGGCGATGGAGACCGCGCGACCGAGCTGGGCGACATGCTCGGCGGCGAGGACGGCGAGTTCGAGCTGGCCGAGCTGCGGGTGGCGCTGGGCCCGGCGCTGGCCACTCTGGACGAGCGCGAGCAGAAGATCCTGACGCTGCGGTTCTACGGCAACCTGACCCAGTCGCAGATCGCCGAGCAGATCGGGGTGTCGCAGATGCACGTGTCCCGGCTGCTGGCCCGGGCGCTGACGAAGCTGCGGGGGCAGCTCGACGGGACGTACTAG
- a CDS encoding GNAT family N-acetyltransferase — MTPPIINRLGPADARWVAARIAESFLVLDATRWLVPDDAKREAVLAGNFEIIVGHAARHGLVFGTEDRAGVAVWLPSVGEPLPPPEDYDARLAAACGEWTSRFAHLDDLFAANHPHEDHHHLAMLAVRPDRQGQGIGTALLRHHHAWLDANGVPAYLEASSEVGRDLYARRGYRVSEPFRLPDGTPFWPMWREPAAG; from the coding sequence GTGACGCCGCCGATCATCAACCGGCTCGGACCGGCGGACGCCCGGTGGGTCGCCGCCCGGATCGCCGAGTCCTTCCTGGTGCTGGACGCGACCCGGTGGCTGGTGCCCGACGACGCCAAGCGCGAGGCGGTGCTCGCCGGGAACTTCGAGATCATCGTCGGGCATGCCGCGCGGCACGGCCTGGTGTTCGGCACCGAGGATCGGGCCGGCGTGGCGGTCTGGCTGCCGTCGGTCGGTGAACCGCTGCCGCCGCCGGAGGACTACGACGCCCGGCTGGCCGCCGCGTGCGGGGAGTGGACGTCGCGCTTCGCCCACCTCGACGACCTGTTCGCCGCGAACCACCCGCACGAGGACCACCACCATCTGGCGATGCTGGCCGTCCGCCCGGATCGCCAGGGTCAGGGCATCGGCACGGCGTTGCTGCGTCACCACCACGCCTGGCTGGACGCGAACGGGGTGCCGGCGTACCTGGAGGCGAGCAGCGAGGTCGGCCGCGACCTGTACGCGCGGCGCGGCTACCGGGTCTCCGAGCCGTTCCGGCTGCCCGACGGCACACCGTTCTGGCCCATGTGGCGGGAGCCCGCCGCCGGGTGA